A single window of [Clostridium] hylemonae DSM 15053 DNA harbors:
- a CDS encoding ABC transporter ATP-binding protein, with product MELLKVENVSKIYGTGENEVKALDNVSFTVDKGEFVAIVGPSGSGKSTLLHMLGGVDVPTSGDIWVEGVKLGSMDEKKLSIFRRRQVGLIYQFYNLIPILDVQENISLPLLLDGQKPDAGYLDELIGTLGLSQRLNHLPGQLSGGQQQRVSIGRALVMHPALVLADEPTGNLDRKNSAEIIALLKESNRKYRQTLIVITHDEGIALQSDRILYLEDGRITERN from the coding sequence ATGGAACTGTTAAAGGTCGAAAATGTAAGCAAGATATATGGTACAGGAGAAAATGAAGTAAAAGCGCTGGATAACGTTTCCTTTACGGTAGATAAAGGAGAATTTGTAGCAATCGTGGGTCCCTCCGGATCCGGCAAGTCCACACTCCTTCACATGTTGGGGGGTGTGGATGTGCCTACCTCGGGTGATATATGGGTAGAAGGCGTGAAACTTGGCAGTATGGATGAGAAGAAGCTGTCCATCTTCCGCAGAAGGCAGGTTGGACTTATCTATCAATTTTATAATCTGATCCCTATATTGGACGTTCAGGAGAATATCTCACTGCCTCTTCTGCTGGACGGTCAGAAACCGGATGCCGGATATCTGGATGAACTGATCGGGACACTCGGGCTCTCGCAGAGGCTGAATCACCTTCCCGGCCAGTTGTCGGGCGGCCAGCAGCAGAGAGTATCCATAGGGCGCGCCCTCGTCATGCATCCCGCCCTCGTTCTGGCCGATGAGCCGACGGGAAATCTGGACAGGAAGAACAGCGCGGAGATCATCGCACTGCTGAAAGAGTCAAACAGGAAATACCGGCAGACACTGATCGTGATCACTCACGACGAAGGTATTGCGCTGCAGAGCGACCGCATACTCTATCTGGAGGACGGCAGGATAACCGAGAGAAATTAA
- a CDS encoding nitroreductase family protein produces MNKHHVEIDACRCIGCGACVRTCAAHNIELKNKKAETILSDCLMCGQCTAVCPAEAVSISGYETEDIIKTNNERLDPKQVLDVIRFRRSVRQFQDKKIPGEVIDEILEAGRLTHTAKNKQDVSFAVLDREKDHIEQMAVSMFRKWKPLADLFSPMARQNKIDRHFFFFKAPIVIVIMAGDKTNGILAAQNMEFAAEANGLGVLFSGFFTMAANSSLKIRKALKMPKKKRAAMTLVLGYPRVKFLRSVQREKLKVTYL; encoded by the coding sequence ATGAATAAACATCACGTAGAGATCGACGCGTGCCGGTGTATCGGCTGCGGAGCATGTGTGAGGACATGTGCAGCACATAACATTGAATTGAAGAACAAAAAAGCGGAAACGATATTGAGTGACTGTCTGATGTGCGGACAATGCACGGCAGTCTGCCCCGCTGAAGCGGTATCGATCAGCGGGTATGAGACGGAGGATATTATAAAAACAAACAATGAGCGGTTAGATCCGAAGCAGGTTCTGGACGTCATCCGCTTTAGAAGAAGCGTCAGACAGTTTCAAGATAAAAAGATCCCGGGGGAAGTCATCGACGAGATCCTAGAGGCCGGACGGCTCACCCATACAGCAAAGAATAAGCAGGATGTGTCATTTGCCGTGCTGGACAGAGAGAAGGATCATATAGAGCAGATGGCGGTCAGCATGTTCAGGAAATGGAAACCCCTGGCCGATTTGTTCAGTCCCATGGCAAGGCAAAATAAGATCGACAGACACTTTTTCTTTTTCAAAGCGCCGATCGTCATTGTCATTATGGCAGGAGACAAGACAAACGGGATCCTCGCGGCACAGAATATGGAGTTTGCTGCAGAGGCAAACGGACTTGGGGTATTGTTCAGCGGTTTTTTCACAATGGCGGCAAACAGTTCTTTAAAGATAAGGAAAGCATTGAAAATGCCGAAAAAGAAACGCGCAGCGATGACCCTTGTATTAGGTTATCCGCGCGTAAAGTTTCTTCGCTCTGTGCAGCGTGAAAAATTAAAGGTAACATATTTGTAA
- a CDS encoding ArsR/SmtB family transcription factor: MWMECEERLKKIVDGFQICRNAFTAIGDDTRQLILLVLLESDLSGIRVGEIAEKTHLTRPSVSHHLKILKESGIVAMHREGTKNYYYLSTDETQWKEIADLVDLIYESIQHMSAQS; this comes from the coding sequence ATGTGGATGGAATGTGAAGAAAGACTTAAAAAAATAGTAGATGGTTTCCAGATATGCAGAAACGCGTTTACTGCAATAGGAGACGATACGAGACAATTGATCCTGCTTGTGCTGCTGGAAAGTGATCTGTCAGGTATCCGGGTGGGAGAGATCGCGGAAAAGACCCATTTGACGAGACCTTCGGTATCTCACCATCTAAAGATATTGAAAGAGTCAGGGATCGTGGCAATGCACAGAGAAGGAACAAAAAACTATTATTATCTGAGCACAGATGAGACGCAATGGAAAGAGATCGCGGATCTGGTTGATCTTATCTATGAAAGCATTCAGCATATGAGTGCTCAGTCTTAG